The Mercurialis annua linkage group LG2, ddMerAnnu1.2, whole genome shotgun sequence genome contains a region encoding:
- the LOC126670595 gene encoding uncharacterized protein LOC126670595: MGLLTGFGVLPGFGYPMLRFWDFSRTLTQSHGAECRGRLKKMAWTDVDTSWNTLPGVCWLRLVQGAIERSRMCCMMHGLSCKSWFLGERVLHWWGGPPIRMVPAGPPLSMLRARDVVSPAL; encoded by the exons ATGGGCCTTCTGACTGGCTTCGGTGTGCTTCCGGGGTTTGGATACCCTATGCTGAGGTTTTGGGACTTTTCTCGTACTCTAACGCAGAGTCATGGAGCTGAATGCAGAGGCCGGCTGAAAAAGATGGCGTGGACAGAT GTGGATACTTCTTGGAACACTCTGCCTGGAGTTTGCTGGCTTCGGTTGGTACAGGGTGCTATAGAGAGATCGCGCATGTGTTGTATGATGCATGGCCTGAGTTGTAAGTCCTGGTTTTTGGGGGAGCGTGTTCTCCATTGGTGGGGTGGTCCACCTATTCGCATGGTCCCAGCTGGACCTCCTTTATCGATGCTACGTGCCAGGGACGTGGTATCGCCTGCTCTTTGA
- the LOC130015111 gene encoding protein MAINTENANCE OF MERISTEMS-like: MSVFLCCSSSEMSICLCCSSSGISIFLSVYFTSIKTFRKLCVDPDHQADRHAILLEAGEEVPLLLHLEGHLSSKTHHEERDMFRTSGNFVGARIWNGALSAAFHSQIDATGFDCLASGLFTATSIYHSVSLRALMERWIDTTHTFHLPVGELTTAPLDFLLITGMTFGGSPVPFDGGLGFYDQRDAYIFEMLGFVPEMKGRSLRQPKLYNRYKESFPRTSNEVDLIARAFFCYLLGSTLFCRSGATLPLYVMPTLEDLDAVSSYD; this comes from the exons ATGtctgtatttttgtgttgttcatCTTCTGAAATGTCTATATGTTTGTGTTGTTCATCTTCTGGGATATCTATATTTTTGTCTGTCTATTTCACATCCATAAAG ACTTTTAGGAAACTGTGCGTTGATCCTGACCACCAGGCTGACCGTCATGCTATTTTACTGGAGGCGGGCGAAGAGGTCCCGCTCTTGTTGCATCTGGAGGGGCACTTGTCTTCCAAGACTCATCATGAG GAGAGAGATATGTTCCGTACTTCTGGAAACTTTGTGGGTGCACGTATTTGGAACGGTGCTTTGTCTGCTGCTTTTCATTCTCAAATAGACGCTACGGGTTTCGACTGTCTTGCTAGTGGTTTGTTTACTGCGACGAGTATCTACCACAGCGTTTCTCTGCGTGCACTAATGGAGCGGTGGATTGATACCACCCATACTTTTCACTTGCCGGTTGGAGAGTTGACAACGGCTCCTTTGGATTTCTTGCTGATCACAGGGATGACTTTCGGAGGTTCGCCTGTGCCTTTTGATGGCGGTTTGGGATTTTACGATCAGAGGGATGCGTATATCTTCGAGATGCTGGGTTTTGTTCCGGAGATGAAGGGTCGTAGTCTTCGACAGCCTAAGCTGTACAATCGTTATAAGGAAAGCTTTCCCCGGACTAGCAATGAGGTTGATCTGATTGCCCGAGCTTTCTTCTGTTATCTGCTTGGGTCTACTCTGTTCTGTAGATCAGGTGCGACTCTACCACTTTACGTGATGCCAACCTTAGAGGACTTGGACGCGGTCAGTTCCTATGATTGA